The Setaria italica strain Yugu1 chromosome IX, Setaria_italica_v2.0, whole genome shotgun sequence genome has a window encoding:
- the LOC101770949 gene encoding EC protein homolog: MGCDDKCGCAVPCPGGKDCRCLSRGGGGGGSGGQREHTTCTCGEHCECSPCTCGRATLPSGRESRRANCSCGPNCNCASCSATA; encoded by the coding sequence ATGGGGTGCGACGACAAGTGCGGGTGCGCCGTGCCGTGCCCCGGCGGCAAGGACTGCAGGTGCTTgtcgaggggcggcggcggcggcggcagcggcgggcagcGGGAGCACACGACGTGCACGTGCGGGGAGCACTGCGAGTGCAGCCCCTGCACCTGCGGGCGGGCCACGCTGCCGTCGGGACGGGAGAGCAGGAGGGCCAACTGCTCCTGCGGGCCCAACTGCAACTGCGCCTCCTGCAGCGCCACGGCCTGA
- the LOC101770710 gene encoding polyubiquitin-like — protein sequence MLEVERSDTISSLMRQLEDRLGVPPITVLIVYNGSPVRKESTLSLHYNFASSYYAFKVETLKTLGIDVERADDDAADKMEIFVRDCFIPCRKGRRVRTIVLEVEATDTVGSVMAQVQGKLGYPAALQLLFC from the exons ATGTTAGAGGTGGAGAGGAGCGACACGATCAGCAGCCTCATGAGGCAGCTGGAGGACAGGCTGGGAGTCCCGCCCATCACGGTGCTGATCGTGTACAACGGCTCGCCG GTGCGCAAGGAATCGACGCTGTCCCTGCACTACAACTTCGCGTCCTCCTATTACGCGTTCAAGGTCGAGACGCTCAAGACCCTGGGGATCGACGTCGAGCGCGCAGACGACGACGCGGCCGACAAGATGGAGATCTTCGTGAGGGACTGTTTTATCCCGTGCCGCAAGGGCCGCCGGGTGAGGACGATCGTGCTGGAGGTGGAGGCCACCGACACGGTCGGCAGCGTCATGGCCCAGGTGCAGGGCAAGCTGGGCTACCCGGCGGCCCTTCAGTTGCTGTTCTGCTAG